A window from Citrobacter amalonaticus encodes these proteins:
- a CDS encoding response regulator transcription factor, giving the protein MKILIAEDDANIRQGLVDALSREGYSLIAAPDGRAALESYHRDKPDFVLLDIMMPEMDGYTVCREIRRQNEHIPIVFLSAKDEEIDRVVGLELGADDYISKPFGIHELRARIKTIARRCLNHSATQPNLSFAFGDLTVFPNELCAWRGEQKLELTLREVRILSCLERNKNQVVTRDMLFDAAWGYDYLPNSRTLDQHISRLRKVIEQDANQPQLIRTVHGLGYRYQVS; this is encoded by the coding sequence ATGAAGATACTGATTGCCGAAGATGATGCAAACATCCGCCAGGGTCTGGTGGATGCTCTGTCGCGCGAGGGTTATTCGCTCATAGCAGCACCGGACGGGCGCGCGGCGCTGGAGAGTTATCATCGCGACAAACCGGACTTTGTGCTGTTAGACATCATGATGCCCGAAATGGATGGCTATACCGTCTGCCGGGAAATTCGCCGCCAGAACGAACACATTCCCATCGTGTTTCTCTCCGCCAAAGATGAGGAGATCGACCGTGTCGTGGGGCTGGAACTGGGTGCAGATGACTACATCAGCAAACCGTTTGGTATTCATGAACTGCGGGCGCGGATAAAAACCATCGCCCGTCGTTGTTTAAACCATAGCGCCACGCAGCCTAACCTCAGTTTTGCTTTTGGCGACCTGACGGTGTTCCCGAATGAACTGTGCGCCTGGCGCGGCGAGCAAAAGCTGGAGCTGACGCTGCGGGAAGTTCGCATTTTAAGCTGTCTTGAGCGTAATAAAAATCAGGTGGTTACGCGCGATATGTTGTTCGATGCGGCGTGGGGGTACGACTATTTGCCCAATAGCCGTACGCTGGATCAGCACATTTCCCGGCTCCGCAAAGTCATCGAACAGGATGCCAATCAGCCGCAGCTAATCCGAACGGTGCATGGTCTGGGGTATCGATATCAGGTATCGTAA
- the fdhE gene encoding formate dehydrogenase accessory protein FdhE, translating to MSIRIIPQDELEKSEKRATDMIPPLLFPRLKNLYNRRAERLRELAENNPLGDYLRFAALIAHAQEVVLYDHPLQMDLTARIKEANDQGKPPLDIHVLPRDKHWQKLLHSLIAELKPEMSGPALAVIENLEKASEQELEQMASALFASDFAAVSSDKAPFIWAALSLYWAQMASLIPGKARAEYGEQRQYCPVCGSMPVSSMVQIGTTQGLRYLHCNLCETEWHVVRVKCSNCEQSRDLHYWSLDNEQAAIKAESCGDCGTYLKILYQEKDPKVEAVADDLASLVLDARMEQEGFARSSINPFLFPGEGE from the coding sequence ATGAGCATTCGTATCATCCCGCAAGATGAGCTGGAAAAGAGCGAGAAACGCGCGACGGATATGATTCCACCGTTATTATTCCCCCGGCTCAAAAATCTGTATAACCGTCGCGCCGAGCGTCTGCGCGAACTGGCTGAGAATAACCCGCTGGGAGATTACCTGCGCTTTGCCGCGCTGATCGCCCATGCCCAGGAAGTGGTGCTGTATGACCATCCGTTGCAGATGGATCTCACTGCACGCATCAAAGAAGCCAACGATCAGGGTAAGCCGCCGCTGGATATCCACGTTCTGCCACGCGATAAGCACTGGCAGAAACTGCTGCACTCGCTGATCGCCGAACTGAAACCGGAGATGAGCGGCCCGGCGCTGGCGGTGATCGAAAATCTGGAAAAAGCCTCCGAACAGGAACTGGAACAGATGGCCAGCGCTCTGTTTGCCTCCGATTTCGCCGCGGTCAGCAGCGATAAGGCCCCGTTCATCTGGGCCGCGCTGTCGCTGTACTGGGCGCAAATGGCCAGCCTTATCCCGGGTAAAGCCCGCGCGGAATACGGCGAACAACGTCAGTACTGCCCGGTGTGCGGCTCGATGCCGGTCTCCAGCATGGTGCAAATTGGCACCACCCAGGGACTGCGCTATCTGCACTGCAACCTTTGTGAAACCGAGTGGCATGTGGTTCGTGTTAAATGCAGCAACTGCGAGCAAAGCCGCGATCTGCACTACTGGTCACTGGACAATGAGCAGGCGGCAATCAAAGCCGAAAGCTGCGGTGACTGTGGAACCTACCTTAAGATCCTCTATCAGGAAAAAGACCCGAAAGTGGAAGCCGTCGCCGACGACCTCGCGTCGCTGGTACTGGACGCGCGCATGGAGCAAGAAGGCTTCGCCCGCAGTTCCATCAACCCGTTCCTGTTCCCGGGAGAAGGGGAGTAA
- a CDS encoding type II toxin-antitoxin system VapC family toxin — protein sequence MQKGPVLFDTNILIDLFSGRQEAQQVLEAYPPQNAISLVTWMEVMVGAKKYHQEYRTRVALSAFNIIGVSQEIAERSVNLRQEYGMKLPDAIILATAQIHRFALVTRNTRDFAGIPGVITPYQLQAGR from the coding sequence ATGCAAAAGGGTCCCGTGCTGTTCGATACCAATATCCTGATTGATTTATTCAGCGGGCGCCAGGAAGCACAGCAAGTACTGGAAGCGTATCCGCCGCAGAATGCCATCAGCCTGGTTACCTGGATGGAAGTCATGGTGGGGGCAAAAAAATACCATCAGGAATATCGTACACGTGTGGCGTTGAGTGCGTTCAACATCATCGGCGTTTCACAGGAAATTGCTGAGCGAAGCGTGAATCTCAGGCAGGAATATGGGATGAAACTTCCGGACGCGATTATTCTGGCTACCGCGCAGATTCATCGGTTTGCGCTTGTAACGCGCAACACCAGAGATTTCGCGGGGATACCTGGCGTCATTACGCCTTATCAGTTGCAAGCCGGACGATAA
- a CDS encoding CopG family transcriptional regulator, with translation MAGMDMGRILLDLSDEMIKRLDDLKQQRNLPRAELLREAVEQYLERQGQAETTISNALGLWQGCEEDGVEYQKTLREEW, from the coding sequence ATGGCTGGAATGGACATGGGCAGAATATTACTCGACTTATCCGATGAGATGATCAAGCGCCTTGACGATCTCAAGCAGCAGCGGAATCTGCCGCGTGCGGAGTTGTTGCGCGAAGCGGTTGAACAGTACCTTGAAAGGCAGGGACAGGCTGAAACCACGATTTCCAATGCGCTGGGGCTCTGGCAGGGCTGTGAGGAAGACGGCGTTGAGTATCAGAAGACGCTGCGCGAGGAATGGTAA
- a CDS encoding alpha/beta hydrolase, which produces MALENGIAQRVEEFIAAGRPSVRRQHIDDRRAGYIASTALAGKTEMRVEVSDVELEGMTLRVVSPRHASGALPCVIYYHGGCFVSGGFATHDNQLRQLAYTSGCRVIAVQYRLAPEHTFPAAHDDAEKGANLIWQYAKQLGVERQHITLAGDSAGGHLALVTALRLKAAKQWLPAQLMLIYPMLDATAKCESYTRNGLDYIITRDTLLTGYEMYMPHTDRQHPEASPLWRDDLSGLPPTHIITAEFDPLCDEGELLYERLTTQHVDCTCQRYLGVIHGFFQLAGVSHAARSAMQDIAWRVTIPSVSEE; this is translated from the coding sequence ATGGCGCTTGAAAACGGGATTGCACAACGGGTCGAGGAATTTATCGCGGCGGGACGTCCTTCTGTTCGTCGGCAACATATTGATGACCGGAGAGCAGGCTATATCGCCAGTACCGCGCTGGCCGGAAAGACCGAAATGCGCGTAGAGGTCAGCGATGTTGAACTGGAGGGGATGACGCTGCGCGTCGTATCACCGCGCCATGCTTCGGGTGCTCTGCCCTGCGTTATTTACTACCACGGCGGCTGTTTCGTGAGCGGCGGATTTGCCACGCATGATAATCAGTTGCGACAACTGGCGTATACCAGCGGTTGCCGGGTGATTGCCGTACAATACCGCCTCGCACCAGAACACACGTTTCCTGCGGCGCATGACGATGCTGAAAAAGGGGCCAACCTGATCTGGCAATATGCGAAACAGCTTGGCGTTGAACGCCAGCACATCACGCTTGCCGGGGACAGTGCGGGCGGACACCTGGCGCTGGTGACAGCATTGCGCCTGAAGGCAGCAAAACAATGGCTGCCCGCACAATTGATGCTGATCTACCCGATGCTCGACGCGACCGCAAAATGTGAGAGCTATACCCGCAACGGTCTGGACTACATCATTACCCGCGACACGTTGCTAACCGGGTATGAGATGTATATGCCCCATACCGATCGCCAGCATCCCGAAGCCAGCCCGCTCTGGCGAGATGATCTCAGCGGCTTACCGCCTACGCACATCATCACCGCTGAATTTGATCCGCTGTGCGACGAAGGCGAACTTTTGTATGAGCGACTGACGACCCAACACGTCGACTGCACCTGCCAGCGCTACCTCGGCGTGATTCATGGTTTTTTCCAGCTAGCTGGCGTCAGCCATGCGGCGCGCAGCGCAATGCAGGATATCGCCTGGCGCGTGACTATCCCGTCCGTTAGCGAAGAATAG
- the fabY gene encoding fatty acid biosynthesis protein FabY — MYHLRVPQTEEELERYYQFRWEMLRKPLHQPKGSERDAWDAMAHHQMVVDEEGNLVAVGRLYINADNEASIRFMAVDPTVQEKGLGTLMAMTLESVARQEGVKRVTCSAREDAVEFFAKLGFVNQGEITTPQTTPVRHFLMIKPIASLDDILHRGDWCGQLQQAWYEHIPLSEKMGVRIQQYTGQKFITTMPETGNQNPHHTLFAGSLFSLATLTGWGLIWLMLRERHLGGTIILADAHIRYSKPISGRPAAVADLGSLSGDLDRLARGKKARVQLQVELLGNDTPGAIFEGIYIVLPAKPFGPYEEGGNEEE; from the coding sequence ATGTATCACCTTCGAGTACCGCAAACAGAAGAAGAATTAGAGCGTTACTATCAGTTTCGCTGGGAAATGCTGCGCAAGCCGCTGCATCAACCGAAGGGTTCCGAGCGTGATGCCTGGGACGCAATGGCGCACCACCAGATGGTGGTCGATGAAGAGGGCAATCTGGTTGCCGTCGGGCGGTTGTACATCAATGCCGATAATGAGGCTTCCATCCGTTTCATGGCTGTCGATCCCACCGTGCAGGAAAAGGGGCTGGGAACGCTGATGGCAATGACGCTGGAGTCCGTCGCACGTCAGGAAGGGGTCAAACGAGTGACCTGTAGCGCACGGGAAGACGCTGTCGAATTCTTCGCCAAACTGGGTTTTGTCAATCAGGGCGAAATCACCACGCCGCAAACTACGCCGGTTCGCCACTTTTTGATGATCAAACCGATTGCCTCGCTCGATGACATTTTGCATCGCGGCGACTGGTGCGGACAGCTACAGCAGGCGTGGTATGAGCACATCCCGCTGAGCGAGAAGATGGGTGTACGTATTCAGCAGTACACCGGGCAAAAATTTATTACCACCATGCCGGAGACGGGCAATCAAAATCCGCACCACACGCTGTTTGCCGGGAGCCTGTTTTCGCTGGCTACGCTGACCGGCTGGGGGCTTATCTGGCTGATGCTGCGTGAGCGCCATCTTGGGGGCACGATCATTCTCGCTGACGCCCATATCCGCTATAGCAAACCTATCAGCGGCAGACCCGCCGCGGTTGCCGATCTCGGCTCGTTGAGCGGCGATCTTGACCGTCTGGCGCGTGGGAAAAAGGCGCGGGTTCAACTGCAGGTAGAGCTGCTGGGCAATGACACACCGGGCGCTATTTTTGAAGGTATTTACATCGTCCTGCCCGCCAAACCGTTTGGTCCCTATGAAGAAGGCGGAAACGAGGAAGAGTAG
- the dtd gene encoding D-aminoacyl-tRNA deacylase: protein MIALIQRVTRASVTVEDEVTGEIGSGLLVLLGVEKDDDEQKANRLCERVLGYRIFSDAEGKMNLNVQQAGGSVLVVSQFTLAADTERGMRPGFSKGATPERAEALYDYFVERCRQQDMNTQTGRFAADMQVALVNDGPVTFWLQV from the coding sequence ATGATTGCATTAATTCAGCGCGTAACCCGTGCCAGCGTCACCGTGGAGGACGAAGTGACGGGTGAAATTGGCTCAGGACTTTTAGTGTTGTTGGGTGTCGAAAAGGATGACGACGAGCAGAAAGCGAATCGCCTGTGTGAACGTGTGCTCGGCTACCGTATTTTTAGCGATGCCGAAGGCAAAATGAACCTGAACGTGCAACAGGCGGGCGGGAGTGTGCTGGTGGTTTCACAATTTACGCTGGCGGCGGATACCGAACGCGGCATGCGTCCGGGGTTCTCTAAAGGGGCGACGCCGGAGCGGGCGGAGGCCCTGTACGATTATTTCGTCGAACGCTGCCGCCAGCAGGACATGAATACGCAGACCGGACGCTTCGCTGCGGATATGCAGGTTGCGCTGGTGAATGACGGCCCCGTGACGTTCTGGTTACAGGTATGA